One genomic segment of Mycolicibacterium chubuense NBB4 includes these proteins:
- a CDS encoding serine hydrolase, whose amino-acid sequence MNPPARVAVLVSLVALLAACGSDSTRGADTTPSPSSQSAEVPPPLMPAMPLPDNAVADAVAELDGMAEALMTKSGIPGMAVAVVHGGKTVYAKGFGVKNTFAPDGAGNRVDADTVFQLASLSKPLSATVVARQVSRNAITWDTPIVSRLPWFALSDPAVTKTVTVGDMFSHRSGLPDHAGDRLEDLGYDRRQVLERLRQLPLAPFRISYAYTNFGLTAGAEAVAAAAGEDWETLAQDELFGPLGMASTSYRFTDFQARRDRAVGHIHVDGRYEPRYVRDPQAQSPAGGVSSSVNDMTRWMTMMLADGQRDGAPFIDPKALLPALTPQIVSSRGSEPSMRSGFYGYGFNVGTTSGARTELSHSGAFELGAGSNVLVLPSADVAIVALTNATPAGVPEALTAQFADLVQFGKVREDWYALYHKAFADMEQPVGSLAGQQRPAGAKPPAPLATYTGTYRNDFWGPATVTERDGRLELTVGPRGTFELQPWDGNVFTFSFVTENAPPGTVSKATFDGNTLTLEYFDEEHNGVFLR is encoded by the coding sequence ATGAACCCACCGGCCCGCGTGGCCGTTCTCGTGTCGCTCGTCGCCCTCCTCGCCGCCTGCGGATCCGACAGCACCCGAGGGGCCGACACCACACCGTCCCCGAGCAGCCAGTCCGCCGAGGTCCCTCCTCCGCTCATGCCCGCCATGCCGTTGCCGGACAACGCCGTGGCCGATGCGGTGGCCGAACTGGACGGCATGGCCGAAGCCCTGATGACGAAGTCGGGCATCCCCGGCATGGCGGTCGCGGTGGTGCACGGCGGGAAGACCGTGTACGCCAAGGGTTTCGGAGTCAAGAACACCTTTGCCCCCGACGGCGCCGGGAACCGGGTCGATGCGGACACCGTCTTCCAGTTGGCGTCGTTGTCGAAGCCGTTGAGCGCCACGGTGGTTGCTCGGCAGGTGAGCCGGAACGCGATCACCTGGGACACGCCGATCGTGTCGCGGTTGCCGTGGTTCGCGCTGTCGGACCCCGCGGTGACGAAGACGGTGACCGTGGGCGACATGTTCTCGCACCGCTCCGGCCTGCCGGACCACGCCGGCGATCGGCTCGAAGACCTCGGTTACGACCGTCGCCAGGTGCTCGAGAGACTCCGCCAGCTGCCGCTCGCTCCGTTCCGGATCTCCTACGCCTACACCAACTTCGGGTTGACGGCCGGGGCCGAAGCCGTTGCCGCGGCAGCAGGTGAGGACTGGGAGACCCTCGCCCAGGACGAGCTGTTCGGCCCGCTGGGCATGGCGTCGACGAGTTACCGCTTCACCGACTTCCAGGCTCGCCGCGACCGTGCCGTGGGCCACATCCACGTCGACGGCCGGTACGAGCCCAGGTATGTCCGTGACCCGCAGGCTCAGTCGCCGGCCGGGGGCGTCAGTTCGTCGGTCAACGACATGACCCGCTGGATGACGATGATGCTCGCCGACGGGCAGCGCGACGGCGCGCCGTTCATCGACCCGAAGGCTCTGTTGCCCGCGCTGACACCGCAGATCGTGTCCTCGCGGGGCAGCGAGCCCTCGATGCGCTCAGGGTTCTACGGATACGGATTCAACGTCGGCACTACCTCGGGGGCGCGTACCGAGCTCAGCCACTCGGGGGCCTTCGAACTCGGTGCCGGCTCGAACGTCCTGGTGCTTCCGTCGGCCGACGTCGCGATCGTCGCGCTGACCAACGCCACCCCGGCCGGTGTGCCCGAAGCCCTGACCGCCCAGTTCGCCGATCTGGTGCAGTTCGGCAAGGTGCGCGAGGACTGGTATGCGCTGTACCACAAGGCTTTCGCGGACATGGAGCAGCCGGTCGGGTCGTTGGCCGGGCAGCAGCGGCCCGCCGGGGCGAAGCCGCCGGCGCCGCTCGCGACCTATACCGGTACGTACCGCAACGACTTCTGGGGTCCGGCCACCGTCACCGAACGCGACGGGCGCCTCGAGTTGACGGTCGGGCCGCGCGGCACGTTCGAGTTGCAGCCGTGGGACGGCAACGTCTTCACGTTCTCCTTCGTCACCGAGAACGCGCCGCCGGGCACGGTGTCGAAAGCCACGTTCGACGGGAACACGCTGACGCTGGAGTACTTCGACGAGGAGCACAACGGGGTGTTCTTGCGATGA